From Roseateles sp. SL47:
GCGGCCGTCACCGGTGCGGAGAACGCGGCAATCACGCCGCCGGAGCTGTTTCCATACAGCGCGGTGAACGGGCCGCGCACCACCTCCAGCCGCTGCGCAGACGCGAGGTCGAAGTGGGACACCTGCCCCTGGCCGTCCGGCATGGTGGCGGGAATGCCGTCGGTGTAGAGCCTCAGTCCCCGCACACCAAACGGTGCGCGAGCACCAAAGCCCCGCGAAGACAGTTGCAGGTCCTGCGCATAGTTCTGGCGATTGTTGGCGGTCATGCCCGGCACTCGTGCCAGCGCTTCAGACAGATTGACCATCGGGCCGGCGCGACGCAGGTCTTGCGCGTCCAGCACCGAAGCGGCATAGGGCACCGTGGCAAGAGCGCGCTCCGCAACGCTGCCGGTGATCACCACAGGCGGCAAGGATGTGGGGGCGGTGCCAGTGGTGGCAGTGGTGGCAGTGGTGGCAGTGGTGCCAGTGGTGGCAGTGGTGGCAGTGGTGGCAGTGGGAGCTTGGCCGGCTGTCGTGGACCTTGTTGGCGTGGTGGACGTGCTGCCACGTCCCTCGCCGGCCCATACCGATGCTTCGCTCCGCGCCAGGCATTCACCCAGTCCGCTCACACCAGCGAGGCCGTAGAGGCCCAACACGGCGACCAGCACCTGATGGTGACGCGGGCCATCGCCCTGCATCCATGCCGATCCGGCACCCTTGATTCTTGTCATGTACGCATTCTCCCAAAGCCACGAACAGCGTCGAACCGGATGGTGATCGCGGCGACCTGCCGGCCCCCACCCATGCAGGCCGAACCCGCAGTTGGCAAACGGCAGGCCCATGCAGCGCCGTGCATCCCAGTGCAGGCCCCGTGCAAGCCCGTGCAAGCCCGTGCAAGCGACGGTAGCCATGCGTGAAAGATGTCATTCACCACCCTCGCAGCGCCTCCCCCGCCCACGGCTTTTGACCAAAACGCACTCCCTCGGCGAACACCTGACGCCCGCCCGCTCACCCACGCGCAACCTTCACCGCTGCACCGCGCCTGCCATGGGCACGGTTCCCTACCATGCCGATCACAACGTCTCCACCCAACGCTGCCAGTTCCGCGTCCACCCAACGCGGCAACCCGCCGGCCCCTCTTCCGGTTGCGCACCCCGTCTCGCAACATGTCGGCCCACAGGTGAGCCCGCATGTCAGCCCACAGGTCTCCCCACCCTGGCCGTCCTGGGCCACGCGCCTGCATGCCCGCTGGCTGCGCACCTGCGAGCAGGTGGAAGCCGCCCTGGAGGATCTCCGCCGCGCTGTGCAGGCCGGTTGCTGCGCCCAGCCGGACAGGGACCTGATCCTGTTGGCGCTGGACCAGGCCTGCGACGACTTTCGCCTGTCCTTGAGCCATTGGCACCAGCGCTGGATCACCGCATTGCCGCTGTCCAGCGTCCAGAGCGCCGGCCAGGAAGCGCGACAGGCGCTGGCCCGCGACACGCGCCAGTGGCTGGTGGAGGAGGAGTTGATTGACCTGATCGACAGCAATGGCTTCCTCGAACTCCGGCTGAAGGACACCCTGCTGGACGCTTTGAAAGACATGGAGCCCATCCTGCACACCTTGCCGGGCTCCGAGCCGTTGAAGGCTTGAGCGGTTCACAGCTTGCCCGGCCCACCGCCGGAGGCTCCCCACCGCCACGGGCATCCCGTTTGCTCAGGCTGGTCCTGGTCCCTGTTGGCGTCCAGCTGCGCCGGTTCCGGCCAGTTGGCGCTACGGCCCACTCCATTGACCTTGCCATGACCGGAGCCACCATGCACAAGAACAATCGCCTGCCAACCGTCCGCCCCTTGGTGCTTGCCGCCGCACTGTGGGCCGTCACCCTCAGCCTCTCCACCGCCCAGGCGCTGGAAGCCCAGCCGGCCAATCCGCCGGGGTACGGCCCCAACCCCACGCTGCCTGAACCCAACAAGACCCTGGTACCCACCATCAACGTGGCCAAGGCGGTCGGCTGGTCTGGCCAGGCCCAGCCCCAGGCAGCCGCTGGCCTGACGGTGGTGCGTTTCGCCGACAAACTTGTCCATCCGCGTTGGTTGTATGTGCTGCCCAACGGCGACGTGCTGGTGGCGGAGACCAATGGCCCGGAGCGGCCCGATGACGGCAAGGGCCCCAAGGCCTGGGTGACCAAGCAGTTCCAGAAGAAGGCCGGCGCCACCGTGAAGAGCGCCAACCGCATCACCCTGTTGCGCGACACCAATGGCGACGGTGTGGCCGACCAGCGCTTTGTTTTCGCCGAAGGCCTCAACTCCCCGTTTGGCATGGCCCTGATCGGTGATCAGTTCTATGTGGCCAATACCGATGCCGTTGTGCGTTTCCCCTATCGCGAAGGCCAGACCCGGTTGGCCGGCCCGCCGACGAAGCTGGCTGATCTACCGGGTGGCCGCATCAACCACCACTGGACCAAGAGCCTGATTGCCAATGCCGACGGCACCAAGCTTTATGCAGGCATCGGCTCCAACAGCAATGTGGCCGAAAACGGCATGGAGGCCGAGCAGGAGCGCGCTGCCATTCTGGAGGTCGACGTGAAGTCCGGTGCCAGCCGTGTGTTTGCCAGCGGCCTGCGCAATCCCGTGGGCCTGGCCTGGGAGCCGACCAGCAAGGCGCTGTGGGTAGCGGTGAACGAGCGTGACGAACTCGGCGACGATCTGGTGCCGGACTACATCACCTCGGTGCAGGAAAACGGCTTCTATGGCTGGCCGTACAGCTACTACGGCAAGCATGTCGACAACCGGGTGTCGCCGCCGCGGCCGGATCTGGTGGACAAGGCCATCGTCCCCGACTTCGCCGTCGGCGCGCACACCGCCTCGTTGGGCCTGGCTGCCAGTGACGGCAACAAGCTCTCGCAGGCCTATGCCCACGGCATGTTCATTGGTCAGCACGGGTCCTGGAACCGCAAGAACCCAGCGGGCTACAAGGTGGTGTTTGTGCCCTTTGTCGGCGCCAAACCCAGCGGCATGCCGCTGGATGTGCTGACCGGCTTCCTGGATGCCAAGGGCCAGGC
This genomic window contains:
- a CDS encoding PQQ-dependent sugar dehydrogenase, which translates into the protein MHKNNRLPTVRPLVLAAALWAVTLSLSTAQALEAQPANPPGYGPNPTLPEPNKTLVPTINVAKAVGWSGQAQPQAAAGLTVVRFADKLVHPRWLYVLPNGDVLVAETNGPERPDDGKGPKAWVTKQFQKKAGATVKSANRITLLRDTNGDGVADQRFVFAEGLNSPFGMALIGDQFYVANTDAVVRFPYREGQTRLAGPPTKLADLPGGRINHHWTKSLIANADGTKLYAGIGSNSNVAENGMEAEQERAAILEVDVKSGASRVFASGLRNPVGLAWEPTSKALWVAVNERDELGDDLVPDYITSVQENGFYGWPYSYYGKHVDNRVSPPRPDLVDKAIVPDFAVGAHTASLGLAASDGNKLSQAYAHGMFIGQHGSWNRKNPAGYKVVFVPFVGAKPSGMPLDVLTGFLDAKGQAQGRPVGVALDKQGALLVADDVGNVIWKVQAR